A stretch of the Aegilops tauschii subsp. strangulata cultivar AL8/78 chromosome 4, Aet v6.0, whole genome shotgun sequence genome encodes the following:
- the LOC109740365 gene encoding IRK-interacting protein, translating into MVSSPSPSPPTFTSAVSETKRHAGVPTTASEKLDQKYAHSATPLHGHGHGGGAKKTPRRGRSEGGAADSAAYVAAVSCSDCRFKQRALAPASPGAVIRSLFVSLTRRSTPRSSPSPTSASEGDAGEGEQWRLAAADLSRRLAAATRTRDDAVEETSRLKQSLAELELKLARLEARVLPTPAAAVFPVESFLRAVSTARATVRNLTRALSTHLRSPASPGPNLESFLNRAFHADFELDTEGDVHTADPAGRCEANLAAYHAVAALTWEEVLIHGTKHYSDGLSRFCDAKMSEVVSSLGWARARPWPEPLLQAFFLAAKGVWGVRLLARSVHPPLPVVRVDRGARFDSRFMEDAAASRAGRLEPASVKMMVAPGFHVYVAGAGVVKCKVVCFYNNSRTGGHIGGGSSANGGEGLGSSCSDMNGGGTDAVKSCQSSRV; encoded by the exons ATGGTGTCGTCCCCGTCCCCTTCCCCTCCTACCTTCACTTCTGCG GTGTCCGAGACCAAGCGGCATGCTGGTGTCCCGACGACGGCCTCGGAGAAGCTGGACCAGAAGTACGCCCACTCCGCGACGCCGCTCCACGGCCACGGCCACGGCGGCGGTGCCAAGAAGACGCCGCGGCGGGGGAGGAGCGAAGGCGGCGCCGCCGACTCGGCCGCGTATGTCGCGGCGGTGTCCTGCTCCGACTGCCGCTTCAAGCAGCGCGCCCTGGCGCCGGCGTCGCCCGGAGCCGTCATCCGCTCGCTGTTCGTCTCCCTCACCCGACGCTCCACCCCGCGCTCCTCGCCGTCTCCGACATCGGCCTCGGAGGGCGACGCGGGTGAGGGCGAGCAGTGGCGCCTGGCCGCGGCCGACCTCTCGCGGCGGCTCGCCGCGGCCACGCGGACGCGGGACGACGCGGTGGAGGAGACCTCGCGGCTGAAGCAGTCCCTCGCCGAGCTGGAGCTCAAGCTCGCGCGCCTCGAGGCCCGCGTGCTccccacgccggccgccgccgtctTCCCCGTCGAGTCCTTCCTCCGCGCCGTCTCCACGGCGCGCGCCACCGTGCGGAACCTCACGCGCGCGCTCTCCACCCACCTGCGCAGCCCCGCGAGCCCCGGCCCGAACCTCGAGAGCTTCCTGAACCGCGCCTTCCACGCGGACTTCGAGCTGGACACCGAGGGCGACGTCCACACCGCGGACCCGGCGGGCCGGTGCGAGGCCAACCTCGCGGCGTACCACGCCGTGGCGGCGCTGACCTGGGAGGAGGTGCTCATCCACGGGACGAAGCACTACAGCGACGGGCTGAGCCGGTTCTGCGACGCCAAGATGAGCGAGGTGGTGTCCTCCCTCGGGTGGGCGCGCGCCCGCCCGTGGCCGGAGCCGCTGCTGCAGGCCTTCTTCCTGGCGGCCAAGGGCGTGTGGGGGGTGCGCCTCCTGGCGCGGTCCGTGCACCCGCCGCTGCCCGTCGTGCGCGTGGACCGCGGCGCGCGCTTCGACTCGCGGTTCATGGAGGACGCCGCGGCCTCGCGCGCCGGGCGGCTGGAGCCGGCCAGCGTGAAGATGATGGTGGCGCCGGGGTTCCACGTGTAcgtcgccggcgccggcgtgGTCAAGTGCAAGGTCGTGTGCTTCTACAACAACAGCCGCACCGGCGGCCACATAGGTGGCGGGAGCAGCGCCAACGGCGGCGAGGGGTTGGGGAGTAGCTGTAGCGATATGAATGGTGGCGGTACGGATGCGGTGAAGAGCTGTCAGAGTAGCAGGGTATAG